One Candidatus Zixiibacteriota bacterium genomic window, GACTGCAACTTATATGTAAATTCGGTTGTGTTCATAACCACGCTCCTATGGTTGTCTTTCCTCCTTAGATAGAAAGACCGCTCAAACGATTCAAGAATCATTCAAGAATTTCGAAGCTGGTTTTCACCTCGGCCGGGCTCTGAATGGTCTGACTGATCACGCAATACTTGGACTCGGACAGCTCAATCGCCTTGGCGAGTTTCTTTTTGTCCAGATTGTCCCCTTTGGCCAAATACTTGATTTCGATAGTATGAAACGGCTTGGGATAGTCTTCGTTCTGGTGCGCTGTTACTTCGATTTCGAGCGATTCGAGTTTCTGGCGCTGCTTCTCGAGGATTCTTACGATGTCAATCCCGGTGCATCCGGCCACGGCGTAGAGAAGTA contains:
- a CDS encoding OsmC family protein — protein: MQIKMNWAGGIKFEGVNIFGHKIITDGAKSAGGDESGFKPTELLLYAVAGCTGIDIVRILEKQRQKLESLEIEVTAHQNEDYPKPFHTIEIKYLAKGDNLDKKKLAKAIELSESKYCVISQTIQSPAEVKTSFEILE